The Polyangiaceae bacterium genomic interval CAACATGCATCATCGATGCGACTTCAGCGCGTGCGGGTCGCCCCATGCGTTCCGTTTACCCGAGTCCATTGTTTCGTTCAACGAAACGCACCGTTTTATTTAATCAAGATGCGCATCGATGCAGAGAACGCGCAGAGTACGCGGTGAAATAATCTTTCACTCGTGTTTTCACGGACGAGAATGAGCGCGCAACATGTCCGCGAGGGGCGTTCTCTGCGCAGAGAACGTCTTTTTTGGGTCCGTGTGCACTAAAATAAAAGCCGAAGAGCCATCGAGCGTCATAGGGCGCCACTGCATGCCGCGATGGGTTGAGAATGGCGATGCGCTGAGGGGCTCCACTCAAATAATTGAATACGGAAAGATCGAGTCGTCGGGTTGTGGCGCGCTCGAAGGATCCTCCCGCATATTTTCTGACTAAAAAAAGAATTCGCCAGAAAAAACAAATGCTTACAGTCATCTAGCGAAGACAATCTCGATACTCGCGCATACGGATGACCGCCCGTAACCATAATGGACACCCGAGCATGGGTGGCTTTCGTTTTGGAGCAACGGAACAATCGTCACCGACTCGTGAGAATTCATCGATGCGGTTCTCTTTACGAGGGATTCACCATTCCATTGGATCCCGATTCGAGACATTATGAAACAGCAGAAGAACACTACGACCAAAAAGACCCGAAAACCTGGCCAATCGATCAAATGGTTGCGTCTTTTCAAACGCATCATCATGATTTTGGACTTGCTCGCCAACTTGCAAACGGTGGTTCATGGTGCGGAACCAAGTTCCGCCATCACGTTGCCTGAAGGCGATCAAAGCGAAATCTCGGTGGAGGATTCAATGTGCCGCAGCACTCCTGAGTGAGTGTTCCCGAGAATGGGACATCACTTCGATTGAAGTGGTGTCCCTTCTTTTCATCGACCGTTCCAACGTTTGGCAACGTATACCGCTTGGCAAAAATGCGGCTCGAAGGAAGTCTCGTTCGGCGACGCGACAGTTTCGTGTCGGTCCGTAGTTCGTGTCGCGGCACGATGAGAAAATCCGACTTTGGGGCGAGCTCCACTTGTTGAGCCAGATCGGGGACACATGCTGTCTTGTTGGAGGATTTTTCGTGATCAACGACGACCCGACGATGGAGCAATTAGCAGACGCGACCCCCTTGGCGCAAAAACTCCGAGGCGAACCTAATCCAATTTCGACCGATCCAGAGGGAGATGCATTGGCAGTGATCGCCGTGGGATGTTGCAGCGAGTTAGCTGCTTATTACGGTCGACCTGTCCAAGAATTGCGTCGCTCCGAGATCCTGGCTTGGATTAGAACGCAGCGACCAGAACTGGAGGAGACCTTGCAGATGTGAAGCATCCGAGAAGCTTTACTTAGCGAACCCGAGATCATGGTCTTGGGACACCAAGACACCGGGCTCGGCATGCGCCCGTCCAGAATAGCCAACGCGGTGATCTGGTGTTCCTGCCCCAGGTGTGCATCAGGCAGATTTACGCGTCCAAGGAGCCAACGCGGTGATCTGGTGTTCCTGCCCCAGGTGTGCATCAGGCACCGAACACCGGTGTTCGGCGCCTCGCGGGTGATGCGGGCCAGCTATATTTCGCGAGAAACGGCGCGTCCGCGCCAATCGGACGCGCCAATCGGACGCGCCCATATTGCTTTTCGACAACTACCGGGGTGAGGCTGTAGGGGCGTCTTCGTGAACGCCTACGACCGCTCGCAAACAGCGCGCTTCGTTCAACGTATAGGCGCCGCGAAGGCGTGAACGCCCACCCATGGCCCGTTCTAGGAGCGTAATATGCCCCCCTGGTTCATCATCGTTGTCGTCATTGTTCTGGTCGTTGGTGTGTTCTTGGGTCCGTTCTACGAGGCCCTTCGTGGTTGGCTCGGTCTTCAAGGTCAGCCGGTTCGTGCTCGTAGACTTTCGCCATCTGCCGCTCAGACAGCGCTTCCGCCACGACGCGCTCAGAAGGCTCGAAAGAGCCGGTAGCGGTCATGTGCACACGTGGCATCAGTGGTACAGAATACGCACGGAGAAGAAATCGACCGACCTTCGAAGAAAGGTTTCGGGAATCTTCGCCGCTCGCACCCTTAGAGGATGGGGGCCAGAACGTGCACCGTCTCCCTGTCCGAGACGGTCGATGGTGTATCGCGTCTCACGCGTGTCGAAAAATCGACACCGCTTGTGCGATTTTTCCTCGATGTTTGCCTTTTTGCCTGCCTGAAGGTGGTGTGACGCCTGAGCAAACTTCGCATCCATGTGCGCACCCTGCCTTCGAAGACCTTTACCAGGCGTATGGTGCCGAGTTGCGCAAGTGGCTCTACCGTATGCGATTATCGGCGCAAGACGCAGAAGACGCCGCGCAAGAGGTCTGGCTCGTCGTAGCTGCTCATCCCGAGCGAATTCCGACAAGTGCCACGGAAGCACAAAGGGAACTGCGGCGCATCGCTTGGACCATTGCGCGAACGATGGAACGTCGTGTGCTGCGAAATGCCGATCGACGCGACCGAACACAACCCGACGAGCTACAGGGAGGAATCTCCCACGTCGAGCAACTGGACAACCTCAGCGAGTTGATGGATGCGATTGATCAATTAGACGAGACAAATCGAGAGCTTTTCATTGCTTACAAGATCCTCGAATACTCACTCCCGGAAATTGCTGCAATGACCGGCCTCGGAGAGGACGCCATTTGGCTACGTGTTTGGAACGCTTGCGCGAAGATTCGAAAGACCCTTGCGCGGAACCAAAAACGTGACGAGCGGCGCGGCGTAATCATTGCCCCGGCCGAAATCGAAATCGCACCTGAGACGCGCGCGGCCATGTGCGCGCTCTGGTCCCTCGAAGGGCGCATGCCGAACTTTGGCGGTCCCAAAGATCCGCCACCCCCTCCCCCTCCCATTCCGTGGTTTGCGAACGCATCTCCCGTCGTAAAAGAAGCCGCACGAGGTGTTACTTTGAAGGTTTCACGAGCCATTCTGCTCGTTTTGCTGTTGCTGACGTCTGCGGGAATCGTGGCCCTTTACTTTTTCTGGAACCCCGCGCAACGCGACACCGCGCGCACTGGTCTGCGCGTTCCGCCGCTCCCCGACGTCAGCGAGATCAACGATGTCGTCGAATACGAGGAAAACACGAGCAACCCTGCGTCAAGCGCGCGAACATCTACGCGAAAAGCTCCTACGCCCAAAGCATCCACGTCCACCGAATCGCTGAACGAGGATGCCTTGCGTGCGCTCAAGCTCGATGGGTCGGGTCTTACTCGTTCGGGTTCAGGTTCCGAGTAAGGCCGGCCTTCATGCACAAGCCCGACTGCGGCGCGCGCTTGGGCAAGAGTCGTTGCGCCGCAGTCGGGCTCTGGGCTGAAACATAACGCTCGAAAGGCCCTCGCGGGCAAACTTCTCCTCGAGCTCGAGCACGGCACAGGGCAAATCTCCTGATAGGTGAAACCACGTGATATTTCGATGGCGCTTTTTCGATCGGTCATGGATACGATCGAGCATCGTGCCCCGTCGTTTCGTCGCGTGCTTGCTCGCTCTCGCCGCGCTCGTCGTGTCCGGCATCGTCCGCGCGGATGATGTCGCAACGGATGCCGCGTTTGCCGAGCTCGTCCGACAAGGTGACCTCGCACGTTTTGCGGGTCGTAACTCCGATGCGGTAATCGCATACAGTAAAGCGCTCAAAATACGCAATGATCCGCGCGTCGCTGGACGCCTTGGACTCGCCGCGCTCAAAGGTGGCGCTACCGCGAAGTCCATGCGCTACCTACTGCGCGCCATTCTCGATGGTGGCCAAGTACCACGGCCCGAGCTGGAACTGATTCAGTTTGCATTTAATAGCACGCGCCCCCTCGTGACTCGTGTCGATATCGACGTTTCGCACCTTGGTGCTGACGTATTCATCGATGGAGAGCCAGAACGTCTCGGAACGACCGCGGGCGAGTTTTACGTGTTTACCATGCCGGGGAAACACGAGGTACGCGCAACCCTCGTGGGGCACTCGGATGCAGTGGTTACGATTGACGCGCCGAAAGGTGGAACGGTAACCGTAAAGCTCGTGTTGACTCCGATTCCGGTAAACGAAACGGAAGTAGAGCCAGCGCCCGTCATAACGTGCGAACCGAAAGCAGAGCCAGCACCTTGCGCGTCCAATCCATCGAGCCCCGAACCTGCCCCGCCGACGCGTTCCGTGCCAAACCAAACGGCGGATGAGTCCATGCGTGGTCAATGGATGCCTGGTTTTGGGGCTACCGTGCTCTACGGTGCAGTTTCACCATATCCCGCGGGCGGGTTCGTCCTATCATCATATTGGAAAGCTGGATCCATATTCTCCGGTGGATTTAGTTTTCGTGTCGCTTTCTCACCACGCGGTATAGACGGATATGAGATACGGGGTGGAACGTTTGGCATATTGCCAGCGCTTTGTGCATCGCGAGAATGGTTTACGGGGTGCTTACTCGGACATGCCGGGGGGTTGTGGCACTCGACAAACTCGCCGTCTCCAAACTCGATCGTACGCCCTGCATTTGGTGGTGGCGCGAGTTTTGGAGCTAGGTTTGGTCAGCTTGGTCCGTTTAATCTGCACGCAACGCTTGACGGTGAATTGCTGCTTGATGATTACCCGATTAGATTTGTCCATTCTCAAAGAATTTGGTTGCTATGGACAGGTCCCCAATTTTTCAGTGGGTTGAGTCTAACGGCTGTTTGGGACACAAGCCATCGAAAAGGTTTTACGGCGCGTTGACCATGGTTTGTCTCTAGTGATATGGTGACCTCCATGCATCGAAGCGTCTTGTCGTTGCTTGCACTTGGTTCCGCTTTTTTTGCGTTAGGTACGTGGCTTCAAGGTTGCGGATCCGATCCGTGGACAATCGTTTGCGGTCCAGGAGCCCCTTGCCCGGATGGAGCCAATTGTTTTGAGGGAGGGTGCTTTCCGCCATGTAAAACGGATGTTGATTGCTATGACTCGGAATTCTGTTTTGAAGGGTTT includes:
- a CDS encoding sigma-70 family RNA polymerase sigma factor, with protein sequence MTPEQTSHPCAHPAFEDLYQAYGAELRKWLYRMRLSAQDAEDAAQEVWLVVAAHPERIPTSATEAQRELRRIAWTIARTMERRVLRNADRRDRTQPDELQGGISHVEQLDNLSELMDAIDQLDETNRELFIAYKILEYSLPEIAAMTGLGEDAIWLRVWNACAKIRKTLARNQKRDERRGVIIAPAEIEIAPETRAAMCALWSLEGRMPNFGGPKDPPPPPPPIPWFANASPVVKEAARGVTLKVSRAILLVLLLLTSAGIVALYFFWNPAQRDTARTGLRVPPLPDVSEINDVVEYEENTSNPASSARTSTRKAPTPKASTSTESLNEDALRALKLDGSGLTRSGSGSE